One Candidatus Thermoplasmatota archaeon DNA window includes the following coding sequences:
- a CDS encoding N-6 DNA methylase, whose protein sequence is MDDETLRSVDLAKRLRRVVLHVARAVPDGDPAGRGAFGSILDEEAPRVEAKAEREAAAFLLVGQALAYRILGRDRPLPAVPRGLDGAGLAAFFGGSEAARRQPAAFAPRLPAVPARAVDATLRALDEARPERLPVDVLGKVFHNLIPRAVRKVVAAYYTNSEAADLLATLTVTHADARVLDPACGSGALLIAAWRAKRALGGGAPSDLEGRDVMPASAHLAAVQLALHAGDGPRIALADGTTRGRHPPVDVVLMNPPFTRFQRLPPALKATLRSRFADYPEITGQLALHGYFLLLADRVLAPGGRLGAVLPASTLSGKAFQGVVERLLTDYTVEHVVTTTGRAAFSDDADFREVMLVAEKRPPRAGHRVRLATLADDPSRWTSAVARDRAGRMADAAGAGQPLQAALARDGRALAERLALSTDLGLAAVSALDVAFAGLPALAEVLRGLDATVEESLRAPGREGAFDLIVLSDPLRALKRVDRWVLEDGFAFDRATGKRAPFDPASAAPCLRRISQSSHLALEGREDWVALAPLDGVAPPRGWDRWRATVTRHTGRLALLYKMDLGAPGTRALAVHHPKGLFCAGDAWRVEADDDEALRILALWLNTASFALALVRVRSETRGSWIRLDKGLMARIPAPDPGALDAATRRRLLDLYERAREAPLGSLWEDVRDRRAPRVDLDRAFLETVRAPDGTLEAIYAGLEAELGNLRAVLRYDGTPRRPSPR, encoded by the coding sequence GTGGACGACGAGACGCTCCGCAGCGTCGACCTCGCGAAGCGCCTCCGACGCGTCGTCCTCCACGTCGCCCGCGCGGTTCCCGACGGCGACCCCGCGGGCCGGGGCGCCTTCGGCAGCATCCTCGACGAGGAGGCGCCCCGGGTCGAGGCGAAGGCCGAGCGCGAAGCCGCGGCCTTCCTTCTCGTGGGACAGGCCCTCGCGTACCGCATCCTCGGACGCGACCGGCCGCTCCCGGCGGTTCCGCGCGGCCTCGACGGCGCGGGGCTCGCCGCCTTCTTCGGCGGAAGCGAGGCCGCGCGACGCCAGCCCGCGGCGTTCGCGCCGCGGCTTCCCGCCGTGCCGGCGCGCGCGGTGGACGCGACCCTCCGCGCGCTCGACGAGGCCCGCCCCGAGCGCCTCCCGGTGGACGTCCTCGGGAAGGTGTTCCACAACCTCATCCCGCGCGCCGTGCGGAAGGTCGTCGCCGCGTACTACACGAACTCGGAGGCCGCGGACCTTCTTGCGACGCTCACCGTCACCCACGCCGACGCGCGCGTCCTCGACCCCGCCTGCGGATCCGGCGCCCTGCTCATCGCCGCCTGGCGCGCGAAACGCGCCCTGGGCGGCGGCGCGCCCTCCGACCTCGAGGGGCGCGACGTCATGCCGGCGAGCGCGCACCTCGCGGCCGTGCAGCTCGCGCTCCACGCGGGCGACGGGCCGCGCATCGCGCTCGCGGACGGAACGACGCGCGGACGCCACCCGCCCGTCGACGTGGTCCTGATGAACCCCCCGTTCACGCGTTTCCAGAGGCTCCCGCCCGCCCTGAAAGCGACCCTCCGGTCGCGCTTCGCGGACTATCCGGAGATCACGGGCCAGCTCGCGCTCCACGGTTACTTCCTCCTCCTCGCCGACCGCGTTCTCGCCCCGGGCGGGCGCCTCGGCGCCGTCCTCCCGGCCTCGACCCTCTCGGGCAAGGCGTTCCAGGGCGTCGTCGAGCGCCTGCTCACCGACTACACCGTCGAGCACGTCGTGACGACGACGGGCCGGGCGGCCTTCAGCGACGACGCGGACTTCCGCGAGGTCATGCTGGTCGCCGAGAAGCGTCCGCCGCGCGCGGGCCATCGCGTGCGCCTCGCGACGCTCGCGGACGACCCGTCGCGATGGACGAGCGCGGTCGCGCGGGACCGGGCGGGTCGCATGGCGGATGCCGCCGGCGCCGGTCAGCCGCTCCAGGCTGCGCTTGCCCGCGACGGGCGCGCGCTCGCCGAGCGCCTCGCCCTCTCGACGGACCTCGGCCTCGCCGCCGTGAGCGCCCTCGACGTCGCCTTCGCGGGCCTTCCCGCGCTCGCGGAGGTCCTTCGGGGCCTCGACGCGACGGTGGAGGAGAGCCTCCGGGCCCCGGGTCGCGAGGGCGCCTTCGACCTCATCGTCCTGAGCGACCCCCTGCGGGCCCTCAAGCGGGTCGATCGTTGGGTGCTCGAGGACGGTTTTGCCTTCGACCGCGCGACCGGAAAGCGCGCGCCCTTCGATCCGGCGTCCGCGGCCCCCTGCCTGCGCCGCATCAGCCAGTCGAGCCACCTCGCCCTCGAGGGACGCGAGGACTGGGTGGCCCTCGCGCCCCTCGACGGCGTGGCCCCTCCGCGCGGATGGGACCGATGGCGCGCCACCGTGACGCGCCACACGGGCCGCCTCGCGCTCCTCTACAAGATGGACCTGGGGGCTCCCGGAACGCGGGCGCTCGCGGTCCATCACCCGAAGGGCCTCTTTTGCGCGGGCGACGCCTGGCGCGTCGAGGCGGACGACGACGAGGCGCTTCGCATCCTCGCGCTCTGGCTCAACACCGCGAGCTTCGCCCTGGCGCTCGTCCGCGTGCGGTCCGAGACGCGCGGATCCTGGATCCGCCTCGACAAGGGTCTCATGGCCCGCATCCCGGCGCCGGATCCGGGCGCCCTCGACGCGGCGACGCGGCGGCGCCTCCTCGACCTCTACGAGCGCGCCCGCGAAGCGCCCCTCGGCTCGCTGTGGGAGGACGTGCGCGACCGCCGCGCGCCGCGCGTCGACCTCGACCGCGCGTTCCTCGAGACGGTCAGGGCCCCCGACGGCACGCTCGAAGCGATCTACGCAGGCCTCGAGGCGGAGCTCGGAAACCTCCGCGCCGTTCTCAGATATGACGGGACGCCGCGTCGACCGTCGCCCAGATGA
- a CDS encoding SprT-like domain-containing protein: protein MEALLALEEVLRKRWNDVARELPGRTPAHDLRFSGRVTNAWALIYFRRKAVRFSPYLFLLEPQRLHHRNYWRELDATLKHEVVHAHLYAAANETSHTERFHDLLEGLGVRANGDHDLGPENATFRYVYRCVTCRAAWRRRVPLRGSWSCGRCQPGRYHRDFAMKLEEVLPSPLERLAGRERVIWATVDAASRHI, encoded by the coding sequence ATGGAGGCCCTGCTCGCCCTCGAAGAGGTCCTGCGGAAGCGGTGGAACGACGTCGCGCGCGAGCTTCCAGGCCGCACGCCGGCCCACGATCTGCGCTTCTCGGGGCGCGTGACGAACGCATGGGCCCTCATCTACTTCCGCCGCAAGGCGGTCCGCTTCTCCCCCTACCTTTTCCTGCTCGAGCCCCAGCGCCTCCACCACCGGAACTACTGGCGGGAGCTCGACGCGACGCTCAAGCACGAGGTCGTCCACGCGCACCTCTACGCCGCCGCGAACGAGACCTCCCACACCGAGCGGTTCCACGACCTCCTCGAAGGGCTCGGGGTCCGCGCGAACGGCGACCACGACCTGGGTCCGGAGAACGCGACCTTCCGGTACGTCTATCGGTGCGTCACCTGCCGCGCCGCCTGGCGGCGACGCGTTCCCCTGCGCGGGTCGTGGTCCTGCGGCCGGTGCCAGCCGGGTCGATACCACCGGGACTTCGCGATGAAGCTCGAAGAGGTCCTTCCGTCGCCCCTCGAACGTCTCGCGGGGCGCGAGCGCGTCATCTGGGCGACGGTCGACGCGGCGTCCCGTCATATCTGA
- a CDS encoding hotdog domain-containing protein, translated as MGRALAVAVPAMDTPYELVTRRLCLIKDTGHSGTLWGGTMMGWVDEAGAIYAGMVTRNPTMVTKAFTEINFTSTVNPGDMVEFYGRVARWGTTSVHIELKVTARRPTSHEAWDVLTVTGTFVAIDERGRKTPILKA; from the coding sequence ATGGGGCGCGCGCTTGCCGTCGCGGTGCCCGCGATGGACACGCCGTACGAGCTCGTGACGCGCCGTCTCTGCCTGATCAAGGACACCGGCCACAGCGGAACCCTCTGGGGCGGCACGATGATGGGCTGGGTCGACGAGGCCGGCGCCATCTACGCCGGGATGGTCACGCGCAACCCGACGATGGTGACCAAGGCCTTCACCGAGATCAACTTCACGAGCACCGTGAACCCCGGCGACATGGTGGAGTTCTACGGACGCGTCGCGCGGTGGGGCACGACGTCGGTGCACATCGAGCTCAAGGTCACGGCGCGCCGCCCCACGAGCCACGAGGCGTGGGACGTCCTCACCGTCACCGGCACCTTCGTCGCGATCGACGAGCGGGGCCGCAAGACGCCCATCCTGAAGGCGTAG
- a CDS encoding tetratricopeptide repeat protein, with protein MNSEDRVLLHLLAHDAVKRDAYAVPFALCQEGIADAVGVARNTASEILQRLRDRQLVTSERRAISGQNHKRQAFFLSERGRQAARALGGAPGAVASGPAAAAGAGRAPARLPSPRLFVGRGPELARLRLWLERGGGTFLLEGPGGIGKSSLAGRALEAAGLRDPVHVYTFNSLSTLRNVLLHLSEFLALQGRRELATFMAAQPAPSLDQARGALADSLASARGIIILDDAQKIMPEVEPLLERLAKAAVSGGPRLLVIGREMGRVADRLGSSKGFERLTLGVLGDDESHALLAERGFAEREIPEVVRVTRGHPLYLRLVQPGTRPGASRDVQAWLEEEVDRGLGDAERRILLRAAIHRFPVSPSILAPARDEAGPLTILVERGLLIRDGDAIGLHDLLRDYYLRRLPAVVARRLHAEAAQHYQTVAGEGALVESMHHLRAADRDEEAAALAVTHGMNLVSRGYHAELFSVLESFREARVSARQRGWKHLLEARILVHRGKPEQALAAAERSLEVARGIRDPELVALAGREAAQAHRFRGDLAKGIALVHGILEDLKDREGEPYVADLLNAYGILVFESGDREGARRVFEDNVAYALKHGAEPAFLAKAYGNLGETLRLLGRPAEALPHLTKGVEVVTAAALRLYAGSLNLNLAWVLMDLRRHAEAKKHLEAALASVETGPSEFLPEVLWAQGRLLLETGESDRGRDVLRRARDLYEGRKDAESVRRIDDLLEGRRKAA; from the coding sequence ATGAACTCCGAGGACCGCGTCCTCCTCCACCTGCTCGCCCACGACGCCGTGAAGCGCGACGCCTACGCGGTTCCCTTCGCGCTCTGCCAGGAAGGCATCGCCGACGCGGTGGGCGTCGCCCGCAACACGGCGAGCGAGATCCTGCAGCGGCTGCGCGACCGGCAGCTCGTGACGAGCGAGCGCCGCGCGATCTCGGGTCAGAACCACAAGCGGCAGGCGTTCTTCCTCTCCGAGCGGGGCCGCCAGGCCGCGCGCGCCCTCGGCGGCGCGCCCGGCGCCGTCGCGAGCGGCCCGGCGGCGGCCGCGGGCGCGGGCCGCGCGCCGGCGCGCCTCCCTTCGCCGCGGCTCTTCGTCGGTCGCGGGCCCGAGCTCGCGCGCCTGCGCCTGTGGCTCGAGCGGGGCGGCGGCACGTTCCTGCTCGAAGGCCCGGGCGGCATCGGCAAATCGAGCCTCGCGGGCCGCGCGCTCGAGGCCGCGGGACTGCGCGACCCCGTGCACGTCTACACGTTCAACAGCCTCTCGACCCTCCGCAACGTGCTCCTCCACCTCTCCGAGTTCCTCGCCCTCCAGGGGCGTCGCGAGCTCGCGACGTTCATGGCCGCGCAGCCCGCGCCGAGCCTCGACCAGGCGCGCGGCGCGCTCGCCGACAGCCTCGCCTCGGCCCGTGGGATCATCATCCTCGACGACGCCCAGAAGATCATGCCCGAGGTCGAGCCGCTCCTCGAGCGCCTCGCGAAGGCCGCGGTCTCGGGCGGCCCCCGCCTCCTCGTGATCGGGCGGGAGATGGGCCGCGTCGCCGACCGGCTCGGGTCGAGCAAGGGGTTTGAGCGCCTGACGCTCGGCGTCCTCGGCGACGACGAGAGCCACGCGCTCCTCGCCGAGCGCGGCTTCGCCGAGCGGGAGATTCCCGAGGTCGTCCGCGTGACCCGCGGCCACCCCCTCTACCTGCGCCTCGTGCAGCCGGGGACGCGCCCCGGCGCCTCGCGCGACGTCCAGGCGTGGCTCGAGGAGGAGGTCGACCGCGGGCTGGGCGACGCCGAGCGGCGCATCCTCCTCAGGGCCGCGATCCACCGCTTCCCCGTCTCGCCGTCCATCCTCGCGCCCGCCCGGGACGAGGCGGGTCCGCTCACGATCCTCGTCGAGCGGGGACTGCTCATCCGCGACGGGGACGCGATCGGCCTCCACGACCTCCTGCGCGACTACTACCTGCGGCGCCTCCCCGCCGTCGTCGCGCGGCGCCTCCACGCCGAGGCCGCGCAGCACTACCAGACGGTGGCGGGCGAAGGCGCGCTCGTCGAATCGATGCACCACCTGCGCGCCGCGGACCGCGACGAGGAGGCCGCCGCCCTCGCGGTGACGCACGGCATGAACCTCGTCTCGCGCGGCTACCACGCCGAGCTGTTCTCGGTGCTCGAATCCTTCCGCGAAGCGCGGGTCTCCGCCCGTCAGCGCGGCTGGAAGCACCTCCTCGAGGCGCGCATCCTCGTCCACCGCGGCAAGCCCGAGCAGGCGCTCGCGGCGGCCGAGCGCAGCCTCGAGGTCGCGCGCGGGATCCGCGACCCCGAGCTCGTCGCCCTCGCCGGACGCGAGGCCGCGCAGGCGCACCGCTTCCGCGGCGACCTCGCGAAGGGCATCGCGCTCGTGCACGGCATCCTCGAGGACCTGAAGGATCGCGAGGGCGAGCCGTACGTCGCCGACCTCCTGAACGCCTACGGGATCCTCGTCTTCGAAAGCGGCGACCGCGAAGGCGCGCGCCGCGTCTTCGAGGACAACGTCGCGTACGCCCTCAAGCACGGCGCCGAGCCCGCCTTCCTCGCGAAAGCGTATGGGAACCTCGGCGAAACGCTGCGACTCCTCGGCCGCCCGGCCGAGGCGCTGCCCCACCTCACGAAGGGCGTCGAGGTCGTGACGGCCGCGGCGCTCCGGCTCTACGCGGGTTCGCTGAACCTGAACCTCGCGTGGGTCCTCATGGACCTCCGGCGCCACGCGGAGGCGAAGAAGCACCTCGAGGCCGCGCTCGCGAGCGTCGAGACGGGACCGAGCGAATTCCTCCCGGAGGTGCTCTGGGCGCAGGGCCGCCTCCTTCTCGAGACGGGCGAATCCGACCGCGGACGCGACGTCCTCCGCCGGGCCCGCGACCTCTACGAGGGGCGCAAGGACGCCGAATCCGTGCGCCGCATCGACGACCTCCTCGAAGGACGCCGGAAGGCCGCGTGA
- a CDS encoding 5-formyltetrahydrofolate cyclo-ligase, which yields MAPRRASAADLKTALRREALARRDAIEPDLRASLASKATKRLLGLSVMRPGATVGFYAARGSEMPTDGLLADALRRGVRVALPRVDRATGALTFHAVADPAALRPGAFGIREPASTAPMPENLDAIVVPGVAFDPRGHRLGTGRGYFDRYLRDRPGLRIGLAFEAQIVEALPDEPHDEPMDLIVTEKRVLRTRA from the coding sequence ATGGCCCCCCGCCGCGCGTCGGCCGCCGACCTCAAGACTGCGCTTCGCCGCGAGGCCCTCGCCCGCCGCGACGCGATCGAGCCCGACCTGCGCGCCTCGCTCGCCTCGAAGGCCACGAAGCGCCTCCTCGGCCTCTCCGTGATGCGCCCCGGCGCGACCGTCGGATTCTACGCCGCGCGGGGATCCGAGATGCCGACCGACGGCCTCCTCGCCGACGCCCTCCGGCGCGGCGTGCGCGTCGCCCTGCCGCGCGTGGACCGCGCGACGGGCGCGCTCACGTTCCACGCGGTCGCGGACCCCGCCGCGCTCAGGCCCGGCGCCTTCGGCATCCGGGAACCCGCCTCCACGGCGCCCATGCCGGAGAACCTCGACGCGATCGTGGTGCCCGGCGTCGCCTTCGACCCGCGCGGCCACCGACTCGGCACCGGGCGCGGCTATTTCGACCGGTATCTCCGCGACCGGCCGGGTCTCCGCATCGGTCTCGCCTTCGAGGCGCAGATCGTCGAAGCGCTCCCGGACGAGCCGCACGATGAACCGATGGACCTCATCGTGACGGAGAAGCGCGTGCTCAGGACGCGCGCCTGA
- a CDS encoding NUDIX hydrolase has product MGTFAWFGPRAPPLGSRDVPAGGLCLSAFLAVRDDQGRVLLGKYNAEDAKLEGLTGMDEERRKRFSGGWTLPARHLRFGESPETAARSIADDLVRVRVEPRFVRYASEAYESAVYPGTHHWDVNFLFEAQVPRPTAQGLWPHGPPSWYRELAFVDPSWLKPGDWARSHEDVWAMYAAKK; this is encoded by the coding sequence ATGGGCACCTTCGCCTGGTTCGGCCCCCGCGCTCCTCCCCTCGGCTCCCGCGACGTTCCCGCCGGCGGCCTCTGCCTCTCGGCCTTCCTCGCCGTCCGTGACGACCAGGGCCGTGTGCTCCTCGGCAAGTACAACGCGGAAGACGCGAAGCTCGAAGGCCTCACCGGCATGGACGAGGAGCGCCGCAAGCGATTCAGCGGCGGCTGGACGCTCCCCGCGCGCCATCTCCGCTTCGGCGAATCCCCCGAGACCGCGGCCCGGTCCATCGCCGACGACCTCGTCCGCGTCCGCGTCGAGCCGCGCTTCGTCCGTTATGCGAGCGAGGCCTACGAATCCGCCGTCTATCCCGGCACGCACCACTGGGATGTGAATTTCCTCTTCGAGGCCCAGGTCCCGCGCCCGACCGCGCAGGGCCTGTGGCCGCACGGCCCCCCGAGCTGGTACCGGGAGCTCGCCTTCGTCGACCCCTCCTGGCTCAAGCCCGGCGACTGGGCGCGCTCGCACGAGGACGTGTGGGCGATGTACGCGGCGAAGAAATAG
- a CDS encoding thiamine pyrophosphate-binding protein, giving the protein MTDGGRLVAKALKREGVKVAFTLCGGHIMPIYEGCLDEGIRVVDVRHEQAAAMAADGWARATLGDPGVALVTAGPGVMNAVTGLANAHRFDAPMVCLGGQGDFARFDQGALQEGTQLPVVAPVTKWARGVYETRRLGEYVATAFRQATAPRTGPAYLEVPWDILFGDAEEPPVARGATRIDARPRGDPEAVEAAARLLAAAERPVVIAGTSVGWCRAAGALADLAQVLGAPVFLNGLARGSLAPGDPHFFNLARGRALAECDVLLDVGTPFDFRLNYGESVPAAAQVVRVEVDAPQIALNRNVDVGLVGHVGAVLEDLARALKGRATPDRARWLAALREEEARKLAVWADDLASGQTPIHSYRFLKDLASVVDRDTVVVGDGGNVVATAAKVIPVAGPGRWMDPGPLGCLGVGVPFAMAAKLAHPDRKVVVLSGDGSFGLNGFEIDSCVRQDIPVVVVVANDGAWTQIRAPQVGLYGEERAVATKLGEKTRYDLVAEALGAHGELVTEPGGIIPALKRAQATNRPAVVNVVIDPATNQGSGKPM; this is encoded by the coding sequence ATGACCGACGGCGGACGGCTCGTCGCGAAGGCCCTGAAGCGCGAGGGCGTGAAGGTCGCCTTCACGCTCTGCGGCGGCCACATCATGCCCATCTACGAAGGCTGCCTCGACGAGGGCATCCGCGTCGTGGACGTGCGCCACGAGCAGGCCGCCGCGATGGCCGCCGACGGTTGGGCGCGCGCGACGCTCGGCGACCCCGGCGTCGCGCTCGTGACCGCGGGTCCGGGCGTCATGAACGCCGTCACGGGTCTCGCGAACGCTCACCGCTTCGACGCGCCGATGGTCTGCCTCGGCGGCCAGGGCGACTTCGCGCGCTTCGACCAGGGCGCGCTGCAGGAAGGCACCCAGCTTCCCGTCGTCGCGCCCGTCACGAAGTGGGCGCGCGGCGTCTACGAGACGCGCCGGCTCGGCGAATACGTCGCGACGGCCTTCCGGCAGGCGACCGCGCCGCGCACGGGACCCGCCTATCTCGAGGTGCCGTGGGACATCCTCTTCGGCGACGCGGAGGAGCCGCCCGTCGCGCGCGGGGCCACGCGCATCGACGCGCGGCCGCGCGGCGACCCCGAGGCCGTCGAAGCCGCCGCCCGCCTCCTCGCGGCCGCCGAGCGTCCCGTCGTCATCGCCGGCACGAGCGTCGGCTGGTGCCGCGCCGCGGGCGCGCTCGCCGACCTCGCGCAGGTCCTCGGCGCGCCGGTCTTCCTGAACGGCCTCGCGCGCGGCTCGCTCGCGCCAGGCGATCCGCATTTCTTCAACCTCGCGCGCGGGCGCGCGCTCGCGGAGTGCGACGTCCTCCTCGACGTCGGCACCCCGTTCGACTTCCGCCTCAACTACGGCGAGTCCGTGCCGGCCGCTGCGCAGGTGGTCCGCGTCGAGGTCGACGCGCCGCAGATCGCGCTCAACCGCAACGTCGACGTGGGCCTCGTGGGCCACGTGGGCGCCGTCCTCGAAGACCTCGCGCGCGCGCTCAAGGGCCGAGCGACCCCCGACCGCGCGCGCTGGCTCGCGGCGCTCCGCGAGGAGGAGGCCCGCAAGCTCGCGGTCTGGGCCGACGATCTCGCGAGCGGCCAGACGCCGATCCACAGCTACCGTTTCCTCAAAGACCTCGCCTCCGTCGTGGACCGCGACACCGTCGTCGTGGGCGACGGCGGCAACGTCGTCGCGACCGCCGCGAAGGTGATCCCCGTCGCGGGCCCCGGCCGCTGGATGGACCCCGGTCCCCTCGGCTGCCTCGGCGTGGGCGTCCCGTTCGCGATGGCCGCGAAGCTCGCGCACCCCGACCGCAAGGTCGTCGTGCTATCGGGCGACGGATCCTTCGGCCTCAACGGCTTCGAGATCGATTCCTGCGTCCGCCAGGACATCCCCGTCGTGGTCGTCGTCGCGAATGACGGCGCGTGGACGCAGATCCGCGCCCCGCAGGTCGGCCTCTACGGCGAGGAGCGCGCGGTGGCCACGAAGCTCGGCGAGAAGACCCGGTACGACCTCGTCGCGGAAGCGCTCGGGGCGCACGGGGAGCTTGTGACGGAACCCGGCGGGATCATCCCCGCGCTCAAGCGGGCGCAGGCCACGAACCGGCCCGCGGTCGTGAACGTGGTCATCGACCCGGCCACGAACCAGGGAAGCGGGAAGCCGATGTGA
- a CDS encoding carbohydrate-binding domain-containing protein, which produces MKKSAGALLAIALLAPAVTVLPTASAAPSPALGFGMNMDAVDKLSSHGARPDYGLFWVGVWTAKSGWDGIDRWLRAARDKGVTPVIQWWYWGDDISPSCVDNGCWSKLHNAQKSRAQWNDMTRKLAERVNSIMGSRGAIIVLETEFNKGGITQSWYAPKFDSMLTAQAAAIRSIAPNAKIVIGFGNWDKASWDRFPKTIATSDYLGFQTMRGSTKDSHSTYMSGGQAALDAARYLHNKYKKPTFLTDLALSSYPSDSYEKHQNTVLKWFFDHAGDFKAAGVKGMIYRGYKDSPTFNLANYYGWAERYWGLTRADGSAKPSLWTWVNGVKAVRGGAVSAPSPDPSPAPTPTLTTSISGPVIEAEAMAKRTGGGVVSDGAASGGRTWKQWSNGHVAQDMKFPDGGSHTVSFVARGQYANGAWPKAVLSVGGQAVATFTVGSSTYKTYAATVSVPAGAVREVKVAFVNDYAGSAGDRNLYVDRVAIGSGGSAAPAPQPTGGAPGKFEAESFASRPVGGRYSDGSASGGAGWNIWSNGEIRQSVSIPESGTYKFTIRAKGDKAGGVAPKMSLKIDGATKATWTVSATSHTDHVAYVHVPAGARTVAIAFTNDARIGSEDRNLRVDFVDVRR; this is translated from the coding sequence TTGAAGAAATCCGCCGGGGCGCTTCTTGCGATCGCTCTCCTTGCCCCGGCCGTGACGGTGCTCCCGACCGCTTCCGCGGCGCCCTCCCCGGCGCTCGGCTTCGGGATGAACATGGATGCGGTGGACAAGCTGTCCTCGCACGGCGCGAGGCCGGACTACGGCCTCTTCTGGGTCGGCGTCTGGACCGCGAAGAGCGGCTGGGACGGCATCGACCGTTGGCTCCGCGCGGCGCGCGACAAGGGCGTGACGCCGGTCATCCAGTGGTGGTACTGGGGCGACGACATCTCCCCGTCGTGCGTCGACAACGGCTGCTGGTCGAAGCTCCACAACGCGCAGAAGTCCCGCGCGCAGTGGAACGACATGACCAGGAAGCTCGCCGAGCGCGTGAACAGCATCATGGGCTCGCGCGGCGCCATCATCGTGCTCGAGACGGAGTTCAACAAGGGCGGCATCACGCAATCGTGGTACGCTCCGAAGTTCGACTCGATGCTCACGGCCCAGGCCGCGGCGATCCGGTCGATCGCCCCGAACGCGAAGATCGTGATCGGCTTCGGCAACTGGGACAAGGCGAGCTGGGATCGCTTCCCGAAGACCATCGCCACGAGCGACTACCTGGGCTTCCAGACGATGCGCGGCTCCACGAAGGACTCGCACAGCACGTACATGAGCGGCGGACAGGCCGCCCTCGACGCGGCGCGCTACCTCCACAACAAGTACAAGAAGCCGACGTTCCTCACGGACCTCGCGCTCTCCTCGTACCCGTCGGACTCGTACGAGAAGCACCAGAACACCGTGCTCAAGTGGTTCTTCGACCACGCGGGCGACTTCAAGGCCGCCGGCGTCAAGGGCATGATCTACCGCGGCTACAAGGACAGCCCCACGTTCAACCTCGCCAACTACTACGGTTGGGCGGAACGGTACTGGGGTCTCACCCGCGCCGACGGGAGCGCGAAGCCCTCGCTCTGGACGTGGGTCAACGGCGTGAAGGCCGTGCGCGGCGGCGCCGTCTCCGCGCCCTCGCCGGACCCCTCGCCGGCTCCGACGCCCACGCTCACGACGAGCATCTCCGGACCCGTGATCGAGGCCGAGGCGATGGCGAAGCGGACGGGGGGCGGCGTCGTCTCGGACGGCGCGGCCTCCGGCGGCCGGACGTGGAAGCAGTGGTCGAACGGCCACGTCGCGCAGGACATGAAGTTCCCCGACGGCGGGTCCCACACGGTCTCGTTCGTCGCGCGCGGACAGTACGCGAACGGCGCGTGGCCGAAGGCCGTGCTGAGCGTCGGCGGACAGGCCGTCGCCACGTTCACCGTCGGCTCCTCGACCTACAAGACCTACGCCGCGACGGTGAGCGTGCCCGCGGGCGCGGTGCGCGAGGTCAAGGTCGCGTTCGTGAACGACTACGCGGGAAGCGCCGGCGACCGCAACCTGTACGTCGACCGCGTCGCCATCGGATCCGGCGGCTCCGCGGCGCCCGCGCCGCAGCCGACGGGCGGCGCGCCCGGCAAGTTCGAGGCCGAATCCTTCGCTTCGCGGCCCGTCGGCGGCCGCTACTCGGACGGATCCGCTTCCGGGGGAGCGGGCTGGAACATCTGGAGCAACGGCGAGATCCGCCAATCGGTCTCCATCCCGGAGTCGGGAACTTACAAGTTCACGATCCGCGCGAAGGGGGACAAGGCGGGCGGCGTCGCCCCGAAGATGAGCCTGAAGATCGACGGCGCGACCAAGGCGACGTGGACGGTCTCGGCGACGAGCCACACGGACCACGTCGCGTACGTGCACGTGCCAGCGGGCGCGCGCACGGTCGCGATCGCGTTCACGAACGACGCCCGGATCGGGTCCGAGGACCGCAACCTGCGCGTCGACTTCGTGGACGTGCGCAGGTAA